The stretch of DNA CTTGTCCACCAACTCGAGCGCCGACGGGGTGAGTCCCGCCGCGGCCACGGCGCTGACGGCCCGGCCCGCGTCGACGATGGAGTCGAAGTAGCCGGCCACCGTGCGCTGCGGGTCCTGCAACGGGCGCAACTTGACCGTGATCTCGGTGATGACGCCGAGCGTTCCCTCGGACCCGACCATGAGACCCGCCAGGTCGTAACCGGCGACGCCCTTGGCGGTCTTGCGTCCGAGGCGCACGAGTTCACCCGTGCCGGTGACGATCTGCATGCCGAGCACGTAGTCACGGGTGACGCCGTACTTGACGCAGCACAGCCCGCCCGCGTTGGTGGCGACGTTTCCTCCGATCGTCGACCACGGTGAACTGGCCGGATCCGGGGGATACCAGAGTCCGTGTTCGGCGCACGCGGCGCGGAGATCGTCGTTCACCACGCCGGGTTCGACGACGGAGTACCGCTCGAGGGGATCGATCTCCCTGATCGCGTTCATGCCCTCGAGCGCGAGGACGACACAGCCGTCGGTCGCGTTCGCCCCGCCGGACAGCCCGGTGCCGGCGCCCCGCGTGACGACGGCGGTGTCGTGCTCGAGGCACGCACGCACGACGGCCTGGACTTCGAGCGCCGTTCGGGGGCGGACGACGGCGAGCGGGGCGGCGTACGGCGCCCACTCCGCCTCGTCGTGCTGGTACCTGGCGACGACGTCGGGGTCGCGCACGACACGATCCGCCGGAAGGGCTGCCAAGAGTGCATCGATCAACATGACGAGAACCAGTCCTTTGCGGCCGAGAAGGTGATGATTCAAACGTAGCTGTGATCTGAATCTCGGCCAATGTAGATTCCATCTATCGAATCCGGGGATCCATGGACGGAGACACCAGTGAGTACTGCCGATCGCGGCTGGATGGAACTGCTGCTCGACGACGCACCCATCGACGAACTCGAGACCCTCCGGCGCACGCTGATCGACGGCTCCACCCGGTCCGGCCGGGCGGCGATCGAACGGGAGGCCGGCGCCGCACTGCGGCTGCGGGCACAGCTCGACCAGCGTCGGCAGCGCAGCAGGGAGCTGGCGGCGCTCAACGACATCGCGGTCCGGCTGACGACGGTCCGTGACGACCGGGCGCTGCTGCAGGAGGTGGTCGACCAGGCGCGGCAACTGCTCGGTGTGGATCTCGCCTACATGGGATCGGTCTACGACGAGGAATTTGTCATCGAGGTCACCAGCGGGGCGCTGACCCCGAATCTAGTCGGCATCCGCCTGTCACTGGACGAGGGACTTGTGGGCCTGATCGTCCGAGGGTCCGCACCGGAGTGGACACCCGACTACCAGAGCGAACCGGCGTTTCGGCACATCACGGGAGCCGACAGCGCGGCGCGGTCCGAGAACATGCGCGGCCTGCTCGGGGTTCCCCTCCGCGTCGCCGACCGCGTCATCGGCGCGTTGTTCGCGTGCAAGCGTCAGGAGCGGGCATTCACCGAATCCGAGATCGCGCTGTTGTCGGCGCTGGCGGCCCACGCGGCGATTGCGATCGAGAACGTGCGCTCACTGGAACGCGACCGGGACACCGTCGCTCGACTCGAAGCCGTGAACGCCGAATTGTCGCAGCGGACGAACGAGCTCGAACAGATCCTGCAGTGGGACCGGACGCTCACCCAGGTGGTGCTGCTCGGCGCGGGAGTGCAACGCCTGGTGCAGGAGGTGGCCCAGCTCTCCCGGCAGCCCGCATATTTCGTGCTGGACGAATCCGCCCTACCGGCGGAACTGACGCCCCACGCCGACGACGTGGCGGCGGCGGTCCGCGAATTGCGCTCCGGTGGGAAGGACCACGTCGCACGGCGCGGGGTGCTGGCGCAACGCGTCGCGGCAGCCGGGGAGATGCTCGGCGCGCTGGTGTCCCTCGGTGCGGAGCAGCCAACCACCCGGCTGCTGCTCGAACGCGCGGCACCCGCGATCGCACTGTCCCTCGCCGGGGAACGTGCGGCCGGTGAGGCGACGCGTCGCGCGCGGGACGCGTTTCTCGTCGACCTGCTGACTCATCCCGCCGCCACCGCGCAGGACGAACGCAGGCAACTGCGGTTGGCCGGGCTCAACCCCGACACCACCTACTGCATCGCCGTGGCGACCGCCGGCGGGCAGGACACCTCCATCCGCACCGCCCTCGGGGCCTTGCCGCTCCCATCCGGAACCGTTGCGGCGGAACACGGCTCCCGCGCACTGGCCGTCGTACCCGCCAACGACTCCGCGTCCGTGCAGGCGGTGTTCACCTCCGGGCGACTCGACGCGACGATCGGTATCGCGGACCCCGCGATCGGCGCGAAGGCACTCGCGCACGCCTACGTCGAAGCGCAGCAGACCGTCGACGTGCTCGACACCCTCGGGCGCGCGGGGGAAGTCTCCTCGGCGCGCGGTCTGGGCATCTACCGGATCCTGCTGAGCCACATGGCGCGTGAGCACCTCGACGAACTGACCGAGGCCC from Rhodococcus opacus B4 encodes:
- a CDS encoding FAD-binding oxidoreductase, whose product is MLIDALLAALPADRVVRDPDVVARYQHDEAEWAPYAAPLAVVRPRTALEVQAVVRACLEHDTAVVTRGAGTGLSGGANATDGCVVLALEGMNAIREIDPLERYSVVEPGVVNDDLRAACAEHGLWYPPDPASSPWSTIGGNVATNAGGLCCVKYGVTRDYVLGMQIVTGTGELVRLGRKTAKGVAGYDLAGLMVGSEGTLGVITEITVKLRPLQDPQRTVAGYFDSIVDAGRAVSAVAAAGLTPSALELVDKQCLIAVDAWKKMGLSVEANVVLLGRIDTAGVIGDQEAEKMLSCFDEAGATWSAVSTDQEEADALFAARRLAYPAMERLGPVLTEDVCVPKRTVPEMLARIEQIGIAHETTIANIAHAGDGNLHPLLITPRGDEAARARAQAAFAEIIDAALELGGTVTGEHGVGLLKMEGLAQELDPVVLDMHRSVKRALDPHGILNPGKVFS
- a CDS encoding helix-turn-helix domain-containing protein is translated as MELLLDDAPIDELETLRRTLIDGSTRSGRAAIEREAGAALRLRAQLDQRRQRSRELAALNDIAVRLTTVRDDRALLQEVVDQARQLLGVDLAYMGSVYDEEFVIEVTSGALTPNLVGIRLSLDEGLVGLIVRGSAPEWTPDYQSEPAFRHITGADSAARSENMRGLLGVPLRVADRVIGALFACKRQERAFTESEIALLSALAAHAAIAIENVRSLERDRDTVARLEAVNAELSQRTNELEQILQWDRTLTQVVLLGAGVQRLVQEVAQLSRQPAYFVLDESALPAELTPHADDVAAAVRELRSGGKDHVARRGVLAQRVAAAGEMLGALVSLGAEQPTTRLLLERAAPAIALSLAGERAAGEATRRARDAFLVDLLTHPAATAQDERRQLRLAGLNPDTTYCIAVATAGGQDTSIRTALGALPLPSGTVAAEHGSRALAVVPANDSASVQAVFTSGRLDATIGIADPAIGAKALAHAYVEAQQTVDVLDTLGRAGEVSSARGLGIYRILLSHMAREHLDELTEAQLGPLMAEQSKRGVPLLETLSEYLAHGRHHSATASSLGVHVNTLYQRLDAIDRLLGPDWRDPDKALDLQVLMRLRRTADLLGARTR